Proteins from one Halarchaeum grantii genomic window:
- a CDS encoding HAD family hydrolase: protein MHVSFDLFGTLVDAARPEDPAAAVADELAARGVRVPESWDEAYREPHVSLDAGREYPLPEHVLAVLDSRGVTPPRDVVEAAVTDAFDGDVATRPGACAAVEAAATAGRVGVLSNCSVPGLVERALAASDLPEDRFDAVVASVDCGWRKPDRRAFRAVADALATDVSALVHVGDDPATDGGLNALGGTAVLLADTPLSAFPDRLEDASW, encoded by the coding sequence ATGCACGTCTCGTTCGACCTCTTCGGCACGCTCGTCGACGCCGCTCGCCCCGAGGACCCGGCCGCCGCCGTCGCCGACGAGCTCGCCGCACGCGGCGTTCGCGTGCCGGAGTCGTGGGACGAGGCGTACCGCGAACCCCACGTCTCGCTCGACGCGGGACGCGAGTATCCGCTCCCGGAGCACGTGCTCGCCGTGCTCGACAGTCGCGGCGTCACGCCCCCCCGCGACGTCGTCGAGGCGGCGGTCACGGACGCGTTCGACGGCGACGTGGCGACGCGGCCGGGCGCGTGTGCCGCAGTCGAGGCGGCCGCCACCGCCGGCCGGGTCGGCGTGCTCTCGAACTGTAGCGTCCCCGGTCTCGTTGAGCGCGCGCTCGCCGCGTCCGACCTCCCCGAGGACCGATTCGACGCGGTCGTCGCGAGCGTCGACTGCGGCTGGCGCAAGCCCGACCGACGCGCCTTTCGCGCGGTCGCCGACGCGCTCGCCACCGACGTCTCGGCGCTCGTCCACGTCGGCGACGACCCGGCGACCGACGGCGGCCTCAACGCGCTCGGCGGCACCGCCGTCCTCCTCGCCGACACGCCGCTCTCGGCGTTCCCCGACCGACTGGAGGACGCGTCGTGGTGA
- a CDS encoding PGF-CTERM-anchored ABC transporter substrate-binding protein, whose translation MRHRLSAILAVFLLLSAGAAPAAAATGTTHAQSNASQIDSPTCSFPVTVTDATGENVTVTETPERVVTLSPSAAQTMWEIGARDQVVGVTQYAHYLDGASNRTNVSGTGDAYIDRETVVSLEPDLVLAPDTISSETVAKLRAANLTVYHYPSADSIATIKEQTHVTGALVGACDGANETVTEMESKLDTVRTAVDGEERPRAIYTFFGYTAGNNTFIDTIIETAGGTNVAAEAGIDGYAQINEETIVERNPEWIIRNSQDPTVPETAAYNSTDAVKNGNVIVLNYNYLNQPAPRVVQPITALAQAMHPEAFAAANATTTTDEPSATTTQANATTTSAAETTSGGSPGFGVIAALVGALAALATATRRLD comes from the coding sequence ATGCGACACCGACTCTCAGCTATCCTCGCGGTCTTCCTGCTTCTCTCAGCGGGGGCCGCACCCGCAGCAGCGGCGACTGGGACCACGCACGCCCAGTCGAACGCCAGCCAGATCGACTCGCCGACGTGTAGCTTCCCGGTCACCGTCACCGACGCGACCGGCGAGAACGTGACCGTCACCGAGACGCCCGAACGCGTCGTCACACTCAGCCCGAGCGCCGCGCAGACGATGTGGGAGATCGGCGCGCGCGACCAGGTCGTCGGCGTCACGCAGTACGCGCACTACCTCGACGGCGCGAGCAACCGGACGAACGTCTCCGGCACCGGCGACGCCTACATCGACCGCGAGACGGTCGTCTCCCTCGAACCCGACCTCGTCCTCGCCCCGGACACCATCTCGAGCGAGACGGTCGCGAAGCTCCGCGCGGCGAACCTGACCGTCTACCACTACCCGTCCGCCGACTCCATCGCGACCATCAAGGAGCAGACGCACGTGACCGGCGCGCTCGTCGGCGCGTGTGACGGCGCGAACGAAACGGTCACCGAGATGGAGTCGAAACTCGACACCGTCCGCACCGCCGTCGACGGCGAGGAGCGCCCGCGCGCCATCTACACCTTCTTCGGGTACACGGCCGGCAACAACACCTTCATCGACACGATCATCGAGACCGCCGGCGGAACGAACGTCGCCGCCGAGGCCGGCATCGACGGCTACGCACAGATAAACGAGGAGACCATCGTCGAGCGGAACCCGGAGTGGATCATCCGGAACAGCCAGGACCCGACCGTCCCGGAAACCGCCGCGTACAACAGCACTGACGCGGTGAAGAACGGGAACGTCATCGTCCTCAACTACAACTACCTGAACCAGCCCGCGCCGCGTGTCGTCCAGCCGATTACGGCGCTCGCGCAGGCGATGCACCCCGAGGCGTTCGCCGCCGCGAACGCCACCACGACCACGGACGAACCGAGCGCGACGACCACGCAGGCGAACGCCACCACCACGAGCGCAGCGGAGACGACGAGCGGTGGATCGCCCGGGTTCGGCGTCATCGCGGCGCTCGTCGGCGCTCTCGCCGCGCTCGCGACGGCGACCCGCCGCCTCGACTGA
- the btuC gene encoding vitamin B12 ABC transporter permease BtuC, producing the protein MRPGLKIGSWTLALTALLVVTVLVSAGIGTVAIPALTVARVCLNALVVPTSLSVHTGALGTTGVVLPTVSVGTTHLFDFQTPETSRIIVMTIRLPRIVLASLVGFALALAGTVMQGFFRNPMADPSIIGVSSGAAVGAVTVITVGVSFPFGLGIHGAAFLGGLLAAFGIYALGTRGGRTPVTTLLLAGVAVETFLGAVISYMLVQSGNELRAAMYWLMGHLQNASWGDVTATALTLPLLFGVLLGYRRHLNVLLLGEHDAKTLGIEVERTKRVLLAVSALVTAIAVAVSGVIGFVGLVVPHVMRLLVGPDHRILLPTSALAGASFLVAADTVARSGPAQLPVGIVTAFVGAPFFLYLLRQREVAEL; encoded by the coding sequence ATGCGACCGGGGCTCAAAATCGGTAGCTGGACGCTCGCTCTCACGGCGCTCCTCGTCGTGACGGTGCTCGTGAGCGCCGGCATCGGGACCGTCGCCATCCCCGCGCTCACGGTCGCACGCGTCTGCCTCAACGCCCTCGTCGTCCCGACATCGCTCTCGGTCCACACCGGCGCCCTCGGGACGACGGGCGTCGTCCTCCCGACCGTATCAGTCGGCACCACCCACCTCTTCGACTTCCAGACGCCGGAGACGAGCCGCATCATCGTCATGACGATCCGCCTCCCGAGGATCGTCCTCGCGTCGCTCGTCGGCTTCGCGCTCGCCCTCGCCGGCACCGTCATGCAGGGCTTCTTCCGGAACCCGATGGCCGACCCCTCCATCATCGGCGTCTCCTCCGGCGCCGCCGTCGGCGCCGTCACCGTCATCACCGTCGGCGTCAGCTTCCCCTTCGGCCTCGGCATCCACGGCGCCGCGTTCCTCGGCGGCCTCCTCGCCGCGTTCGGTATTTACGCCCTCGGCACGCGCGGCGGGCGCACGCCCGTCACCACCCTCCTCCTCGCCGGCGTCGCCGTCGAGACCTTCCTCGGCGCCGTCATCTCGTACATGCTCGTCCAGAGCGGGAACGAGCTCCGCGCCGCGATGTACTGGCTGATGGGCCATCTCCAGAACGCGAGCTGGGGCGACGTCACCGCCACCGCGCTCACACTCCCGCTCCTCTTCGGTGTCCTCCTCGGCTATCGCCGCCACCTCAACGTCCTCCTCCTCGGCGAGCACGACGCGAAGACGCTCGGCATCGAAGTCGAGCGCACGAAACGCGTCCTCCTCGCCGTCTCCGCCCTCGTCACAGCCATCGCCGTCGCGGTCTCCGGCGTCATCGGCTTCGTCGGCCTCGTCGTCCCGCACGTCATGCGCTTGCTCGTCGGCCCCGACCACCGCATCCTCCTCCCGACGAGCGCGCTCGCCGGCGCGTCCTTCCTCGTCGCCGCCGACACCGTCGCGCGCTCCGGGCCCGCCCAGCTCCCCGTCGGCATCGTCACCGCCTTCGTCGGCGCGCCCTTCTTCCTCTACCTCCTCCGACAGCGCGAGGTGGCGGAGCTATGA
- a CDS encoding heme ABC transporter ATP-binding protein — translation MTDARIDVEDLRVDRGDLTVIDGVDATVERGRFVGLIGPNGAGKTTLLRTLAGTLAPTAGRVRVADLDVQRASARDVGRRVAVVPQNTTVAFDFTVRDVVAMGRMPYHSMFKETDDADRRAVDTAMERTSVTQFAKRSIDSVSGGERQRVLLARALAQETPVLLLDEPTASLDIDHQIHTLELVRELVEGGKTAVAAIHDLDLAARYCDDLLLLSDGGVLGYGPPEEVLTAPQLAESFDANAAVTGDTVTGTPTVTALPDAGDAEGRVHVVGGGGSAGRLLYALTVAGYDVSIGALPEGDADHETARALDVPAVTVPPYTAVDAATAERVAARVSEADVTVVTDVDVSDGNRRTLDAAARADALVVVEGRPPDERITDDARESYERLRARGRVVTPENALDAVADALDGPTPNQRRPMADD, via the coding sequence ATGACGGACGCCCGAATCGACGTCGAGGACCTGCGCGTCGACCGTGGCGACCTCACCGTCATCGACGGCGTCGACGCGACCGTCGAGCGCGGGCGGTTCGTCGGCCTCATCGGGCCGAACGGCGCGGGGAAGACCACGCTCCTCCGCACGCTCGCCGGGACGCTCGCGCCGACCGCCGGCCGCGTTCGCGTCGCCGACCTCGACGTCCAGCGCGCGTCCGCACGCGACGTCGGCCGCCGCGTCGCCGTCGTCCCCCAGAACACCACCGTCGCCTTCGACTTCACCGTCCGGGACGTCGTCGCGATGGGGCGGATGCCGTATCATTCGATGTTCAAAGAGACCGACGACGCCGACCGCCGCGCCGTCGACACCGCCATGGAGCGCACGTCGGTCACGCAGTTCGCCAAGCGCTCCATCGACTCCGTGAGCGGCGGGGAGCGCCAGCGCGTCCTCCTCGCGCGTGCGCTCGCCCAGGAGACGCCCGTCCTCCTCCTCGACGAACCGACCGCGAGCCTCGACATCGACCACCAGATACACACGCTCGAACTCGTCCGCGAACTCGTCGAGGGCGGCAAGACCGCCGTCGCCGCCATCCACGACCTCGACCTCGCGGCGCGCTACTGCGACGACCTCCTCCTCCTCTCCGACGGGGGCGTCCTCGGATACGGCCCCCCCGAGGAGGTGCTCACCGCCCCGCAGCTCGCCGAGTCCTTCGACGCGAACGCCGCCGTCACCGGTGACACCGTCACCGGGACGCCCACCGTCACCGCGCTACCCGACGCGGGCGACGCCGAGGGCCGCGTGCACGTCGTCGGCGGCGGCGGCAGCGCCGGCCGACTCCTCTACGCGCTCACCGTCGCCGGCTACGACGTCAGCATCGGCGCGCTTCCCGAGGGCGACGCCGACCACGAGACAGCGCGCGCGCTCGACGTCCCGGCCGTCACCGTCCCGCCGTACACCGCAGTGGACGCCGCGACCGCCGAGCGAGTCGCGGCCCGCGTTTCCGAGGCGGACGTCACGGTCGTCACCGACGTCGACGTCAGCGACGGGAACCGCCGGACCCTCGACGCCGCCGCCCGCGCGGACGCACTCGTCGTCGTCGAGGGCCGCCCACCCGACGAACGAATCACCGACGACGCCCGTGAGAGCTACGAGCGCCTCCGCGCTCGCGGGCGCGTCGTCACTCCGGAGAACGCGCTCGACGCGGTCGCGGACGCCCTCGACGGCCCGACACCCAACCAGCGGCGCCCGATGGCCGACGACTGA
- a CDS encoding homoserine dehydrogenase codes for MRLAIIGTGAVGASVAELAGEYGHTVTALADSRSAVTDDSGIDVEAALARKREDGRVGSGDPADALDAAYDCLVEATPTTLGDAQPGYDHVRAAFERDRDVVLANKGPVAERYADVRELERESEGRLRFEATVGGAMPVLSTIEDCGPAHVTGIRGVLNGTANFVLSRMAVEGLGYEHVLAEAQDLGVAEADPSFDVEGTDAALKCVIVANVLAQGEREYTLADADVEGIADIPTSALRLASEDGRTVRLIGEVVDGSVRVGPRIVPSTSSLAVSGTENIVQIETANAGRLNVSGRGAGGPETASAVLADVRRLESGTRD; via the coding sequence ATGAGGCTCGCGATCATCGGCACCGGCGCGGTCGGTGCGTCGGTCGCGGAGCTGGCCGGCGAGTACGGTCACACCGTCACTGCGCTGGCGGATTCGCGCAGCGCGGTCACCGATGACTCCGGAATCGACGTCGAGGCCGCGCTCGCCCGCAAGCGCGAGGACGGGCGCGTCGGGAGCGGTGACCCGGCGGACGCGCTCGACGCGGCGTACGACTGCCTCGTGGAGGCGACGCCGACGACGCTCGGCGACGCGCAACCCGGGTACGACCACGTTCGCGCCGCCTTCGAGCGCGACCGGGACGTCGTACTCGCGAACAAGGGCCCGGTCGCCGAACGCTACGCGGACGTCCGGGAACTGGAGCGCGAGAGCGAGGGGCGCCTCCGCTTCGAGGCGACGGTCGGCGGTGCGATGCCGGTCCTCTCGACGATCGAGGACTGTGGTCCGGCGCACGTGACCGGCATCCGGGGCGTGCTGAACGGGACGGCGAACTTCGTGCTCTCGCGGATGGCCGTCGAAGGCCTCGGCTACGAGCACGTGCTCGCGGAGGCCCAGGACCTCGGGGTCGCGGAAGCCGACCCGTCCTTCGACGTCGAGGGGACGGACGCGGCGCTCAAGTGCGTCATCGTCGCGAACGTGCTCGCGCAGGGCGAGCGCGAGTACACGCTCGCGGACGCGGACGTGGAGGGCATCGCCGACATCCCGACGAGCGCGCTCCGGTTGGCCAGCGAGGACGGCCGGACGGTGCGCCTCATCGGCGAAGTCGTGGACGGGTCGGTGCGCGTCGGCCCCCGCATCGTCCCGAGCACTTCCTCGCTCGCAGTCTCGGGCACCGAGAACATCGTCCAGATCGAGACGGCGAACGCCGGCCGACTGAACGTCTCGGGGCGCGGTGCCGGTGGCCCGGAGACCGCCTCTGCCGTGCTCGCTGACGTCCGTCGCCTCGAGTCGGGAACCCGCGACTGA
- a CDS encoding amino acid-binding protein: MSETHEPNTYTIRLELVDEPGELLRALRPIGEKGGNLLSIFHERGDKTPRGHIPVEVDLEATPERYEAIVDELRSEGINVIQAGTERYSESLTVLLSGDLVDTGLSDTLTRIRENTNITISDFELSAPQGSSDISSGRLRLGIEEGETERTLSVLREIADEKDLQVIEPLYEGGV, encoded by the coding sequence ATGAGTGAGACCCACGAGCCGAACACGTACACGATCCGACTCGAGTTAGTCGACGAACCCGGTGAACTCCTCCGCGCGCTCCGACCCATCGGCGAGAAGGGCGGGAACCTCCTCTCTATCTTCCACGAGCGCGGCGACAAGACCCCGCGCGGCCACATCCCCGTCGAGGTCGACCTCGAAGCCACGCCCGAGCGCTACGAGGCGATCGTCGACGAACTCCGCTCCGAGGGAATCAACGTCATTCAGGCCGGCACGGAGCGCTACAGCGAATCTCTCACCGTCCTCCTCTCCGGGGACTTGGTCGACACCGGGCTCTCGGATACGCTCACGCGGATCCGCGAGAACACGAACATCACCATCTCCGACTTCGAACTCTCCGCACCGCAGGGGTCGAGCGACATCTCCAGCGGCCGCCTCCGCCTCGGAATCGAGGAGGGGGAGACGGAGCGCACGCTCTCGGTGCTCCGTGAGATCGCGGACGAGAAGGACCTCCAAGTCATCGAGCCGCTCTACGAGGGTGGCGTATGA
- a CDS encoding type I 3-dehydroquinate dehydratase — protein sequence MKLDGFALAATTNDLGREVDARGVADVVEFRMDSAEDPIGQLSDYDGDLPIIATNRTKWFGGEANDTGRLDRLSAASRFDAVELVDIELETARGMGWILDEFRQNDVDIIISHHDFDDTPEQDVLDAIIEQCAQYGDVAKVATYPQNHDDVLRLLKAINTASNDGIDVAGIAMGGLGSHSRVVGPLYGSALGYAPLAEDTSEYAPGQIPVRKLAALIEALQVASEDVTEMDSLAAKLAEQQTHA from the coding sequence ATGAAACTGGATGGGTTCGCTCTCGCTGCAACAACGAACGATCTGGGCCGAGAGGTCGACGCGCGCGGCGTCGCCGACGTGGTCGAGTTCCGGATGGACAGCGCCGAGGACCCGATCGGCCAGCTCTCCGACTACGACGGCGACCTCCCGATCATCGCGACGAACCGCACGAAGTGGTTCGGTGGCGAGGCGAACGACACGGGCCGCCTCGACCGACTCTCGGCGGCCTCCCGGTTCGACGCCGTCGAGCTCGTCGACATCGAGTTGGAGACGGCCCGTGGGATGGGCTGGATCCTCGATGAGTTCCGGCAGAACGACGTCGACATCATCATCTCCCACCACGACTTCGACGACACGCCCGAGCAGGACGTTCTCGACGCCATCATCGAGCAGTGCGCGCAGTACGGTGACGTCGCGAAGGTCGCGACGTACCCCCAGAACCACGACGACGTGCTCCGTCTCCTGAAGGCGATCAACACGGCCTCGAACGACGGGATCGACGTCGCGGGAATCGCGATGGGTGGGCTGGGGAGCCACAGCCGCGTCGTCGGCCCGCTCTACGGCTCGGCGCTCGGGTACGCCCCGCTCGCGGAGGACACGAGCGAGTACGCCCCCGGCCAGATCCCGGTGCGGAAGCTCGCCGCGCTCATCGAAGCGCTCCAAGTCGCGAGCGAGGACGTCACGGAGATGGACTCGCTGGCGGCGAAACTCGCCGAACAACAGACGCACGCCTAA
- a CDS encoding helix-turn-helix transcriptional regulator: protein MPKRRRAAELSQGDLADAVSVTRQTINAIERERYDPSLELAFKLAAYFDCSIADIFDPGQLSDVTEKTT from the coding sequence ATCCCGAAACGACGACGAGCGGCGGAGTTGAGTCAGGGCGACCTCGCCGACGCCGTCAGCGTGACCCGCCAGACGATCAACGCCATCGAGCGAGAGCGATACGACCCCTCCCTGGAACTCGCGTTCAAACTCGCGGCCTATTTCGACTGCTCGATAGCGGACATCTTCGACCCGGGTCAGCTCTCCGACGTGACCGAGAAGACGACCTAA
- a CDS encoding SRPBCC family protein — METVTVTREVEASPERVRDAISDVESFMLAAGFDEVHVEGDGFRLVNQVGLFEIELDLVVEDRADAALAYRQRDGIFREMETVYTVEETADGTRVEATTEYALAAKLVGPVFDGTVVKRQRRKELNAQFDSLEDL, encoded by the coding sequence ATGGAGACCGTGACCGTCACCCGCGAGGTCGAGGCGTCGCCCGAGCGCGTCCGCGACGCCATCTCGGACGTCGAGTCGTTTATGCTGGCCGCCGGCTTCGACGAGGTGCACGTCGAGGGCGACGGCTTCCGGCTCGTCAATCAGGTCGGGCTCTTCGAGATCGAACTCGATCTCGTCGTCGAGGACCGCGCGGACGCCGCGCTCGCCTACCGCCAACGCGACGGCATCTTCCGAGAGATGGAGACCGTCTACACGGTCGAGGAGACGGCGGACGGGACGCGCGTCGAGGCGACGACGGAGTACGCGCTCGCCGCGAAACTCGTCGGCCCGGTCTTCGACGGGACGGTCGTGAAACGCCAGCGCCGCAAGGAACTGAACGCGCAGTTCGACTCCCTCGAAGACCTCTGA
- a CDS encoding O-acetylhomoserine aminocarboxypropyltransferase/cysteine synthase family protein, whose translation MADDNADRERGLGTESVHAGAKPDPATGARATPIYQTTSYEFDDAEDAAGQFALEKPGHIYSRLMNPTVDVLQERLAALEGGVGAVATSSGMAALNLATFILAEAGDNVVSASALYGGTYTYLTHTVERRGVTTKFVDTLDVEAYRDAIDEDTAFVLLESIGNPALVTPDIAAIADVAHDHDVPLIVDNTFATPYLCNPIEHGADIVWHSTTKWLHGAGTTVGGALVDAGSFDWAAHSETYPEVGADNPAYHGVNFAERFGDAAFTYAAIARGLRDLGNQQSPFDAWQTLQGVQTLPLRMERHCENAEVVADYLSDHEEVAWVNYPGLADHETHETASEYLEGGYGGMITFGLKAGYDAARATVENADLASLLANVGDAKTLIIHPASTTHQQLTEAEQDAAGVTPDMVRLSVGIEDPEDILADLERAIEEATA comes from the coding sequence ATGGCAGACGATAACGCCGACCGAGAGCGGGGACTGGGAACCGAGAGCGTACACGCGGGCGCGAAACCCGACCCCGCGACCGGGGCGCGCGCGACGCCGATCTATCAGACGACGTCCTACGAGTTCGACGACGCCGAGGACGCCGCGGGGCAGTTCGCCCTTGAGAAGCCGGGGCACATCTACTCGCGACTGATGAACCCCACCGTCGACGTCCTTCAGGAGCGCCTCGCGGCGCTCGAGGGCGGCGTCGGCGCCGTCGCGACGTCCTCGGGGATGGCGGCGCTCAACCTCGCGACGTTCATCCTCGCGGAGGCCGGCGACAACGTCGTCTCCGCGTCCGCGCTCTACGGGGGCACCTACACCTACCTCACGCACACCGTCGAGCGCCGCGGCGTCACCACGAAGTTCGTGGACACGCTCGACGTCGAGGCCTATCGGGACGCCATCGACGAGGACACCGCGTTCGTCCTCCTCGAGTCCATCGGCAACCCCGCGCTCGTCACGCCGGACATCGCGGCCATCGCCGACGTCGCCCACGACCACGACGTCCCGCTCATCGTGGACAACACGTTCGCGACGCCGTACCTCTGCAACCCCATCGAGCACGGCGCGGACATCGTCTGGCACTCCACGACGAAGTGGCTCCACGGCGCGGGCACGACGGTCGGCGGCGCGCTCGTCGACGCCGGGAGCTTCGACTGGGCGGCGCACTCGGAGACGTATCCCGAGGTCGGCGCGGACAATCCCGCGTATCACGGCGTGAACTTCGCGGAGCGCTTCGGCGACGCCGCGTTCACGTACGCCGCCATCGCGCGCGGCCTCCGCGACCTCGGGAACCAGCAGTCGCCGTTCGACGCGTGGCAGACCCTCCAAGGCGTCCAGACCTTACCGTTGAGAATGGAGCGCCACTGCGAGAACGCCGAAGTCGTCGCCGACTACCTCAGCGACCACGAGGAGGTCGCGTGGGTGAACTACCCCGGGCTCGCGGACCACGAGACCCACGAGACGGCGAGCGAATACCTGGAGGGCGGGTACGGCGGCATGATCACGTTCGGGCTGAAGGCGGGCTACGACGCCGCGCGCGCGACCGTCGAGAACGCCGACCTCGCGTCGCTGCTCGCGAACGTCGGCGACGCGAAGACGCTCATCATCCACCCCGCGAGCACCACCCACCAGCAACTCACCGAGGCCGAACAGGACGCGGCGGGCGTCACCCCCGATATGGTCCGGCTCTCCGTCGGCATCGAGGACCCCGAGGACATCCTCGCCGACCTCGAACGCGCCATCGAGGAGGCGACCGCCTGA
- a CDS encoding helix-turn-helix domain-containing protein yields the protein MPRAELTVTVPEGIWIGDVSRRFAADTFRVLTAFADEETGVGLLELDDGTDSDAIRDAMTAHETIQDVTTLYDGEEDVLLQFETADPVLLLPLRESGVPLEFPFEIRDGAATWTLRAPSERLGALRDQFSAFGIDFTLERIRDEQYERDAPLTERQRDVLATAVAVGYYETPRDATLTDVADELGIAKSTCSETLHRAEATVIAEFAERADLLED from the coding sequence ATGCCGCGCGCCGAACTCACCGTCACCGTTCCCGAGGGCATCTGGATCGGCGACGTCTCGCGTCGATTCGCGGCGGACACGTTCCGCGTGCTCACCGCGTTCGCGGACGAGGAGACGGGCGTCGGCCTCCTCGAACTCGACGACGGCACCGATTCGGACGCGATCCGCGACGCGATGACGGCGCACGAGACGATTCAGGACGTCACGACGCTCTACGACGGCGAGGAGGACGTGCTGTTGCAGTTCGAGACCGCCGACCCGGTGCTCTTGCTCCCGCTCCGGGAGTCCGGTGTCCCCCTCGAGTTCCCCTTCGAGATACGGGACGGCGCCGCGACGTGGACGCTGCGCGCGCCGAGCGAGCGCCTCGGTGCGCTCCGCGACCAGTTCAGCGCGTTCGGCATCGACTTCACGCTCGAACGCATCCGCGACGAGCAGTACGAGCGCGACGCCCCGCTCACGGAGCGCCAGCGCGACGTCCTCGCGACCGCGGTCGCCGTCGGCTACTACGAGACGCCGCGCGACGCGACGCTCACCGACGTCGCCGACGAACTCGGCATCGCGAAATCGACGTGCAGCGAGACCCTCCACCGCGCGGAAGCGACGGTCATCGCCGAGTTCGCGGAGCGCGCCGACCTGCTCGAGGACTGA
- a CDS encoding TIGR04053 family radical SAM/SPASM domain-containing protein, whose translation MRPSDVDTSQRPFVCIWEVTQACALACEHCRADAQPARHPDELTTAEGKALLDDARAFGDGQLVVLSGGDPLARDDTVDLVEYGVENGLRMTMTPSGTESLTRERVADLADAGLRRMALSLDGASAATHDAFRGEAGSFDSTVEAARAARDAGLPLQINTTVCAQTVGDLPAIRDLVADLGAVLWSVFFLVPVGRGRVLDPIDPERAEGVMEWLVDVADDAPFGVKTTEAPHYRRVALQQKRAEGGTASPARDGIGRRTGITAGDGFAFVSHVGDVYPSGFLPESAGNVREESLVDLYRDSALFESLRDPDALTGKCGACEFRNVCGGSRSRAYATAGDPLASDPLCAYEPEGYDGPMPDQSPAEVEL comes from the coding sequence ATGCGACCGAGCGACGTCGACACGAGCCAGCGGCCGTTCGTCTGCATCTGGGAGGTCACGCAGGCGTGCGCGCTCGCCTGCGAGCACTGTCGGGCGGACGCCCAGCCGGCGCGCCACCCGGACGAACTCACCACCGCCGAGGGGAAGGCGCTCCTCGACGACGCCCGCGCGTTCGGCGACGGCCAACTCGTCGTGCTCTCCGGTGGCGACCCGCTCGCCCGCGACGACACCGTCGACCTCGTCGAGTACGGCGTCGAGAACGGCCTCCGAATGACGATGACGCCGAGTGGCACCGAGTCGCTCACCCGCGAGCGGGTCGCCGACCTCGCGGACGCCGGCCTCCGGCGGATGGCGCTCAGCCTCGACGGCGCGAGCGCGGCGACCCACGACGCGTTTCGCGGCGAAGCGGGGAGCTTCGACTCCACCGTCGAGGCCGCGCGCGCCGCGCGCGACGCCGGCCTCCCGCTCCAGATCAACACCACCGTCTGCGCGCAGACGGTCGGGGACCTCCCCGCTATCCGCGACCTCGTCGCCGACCTCGGCGCGGTGCTCTGGTCGGTCTTCTTCCTCGTTCCCGTGGGCCGGGGGCGCGTCCTCGACCCGATCGACCCCGAGCGCGCCGAGGGCGTCATGGAGTGGCTCGTCGACGTCGCCGACGACGCACCGTTCGGCGTGAAGACGACCGAAGCCCCGCACTATCGGCGGGTCGCCCTCCAGCAGAAGCGCGCCGAGGGCGGCACCGCGTCGCCCGCCCGCGACGGCATCGGTCGGCGGACCGGCATCACGGCGGGCGACGGCTTCGCGTTCGTCAGCCACGTCGGCGACGTCTACCCGTCGGGCTTCCTCCCCGAGTCGGCGGGGAACGTCCGCGAGGAGTCGCTCGTCGACCTCTATCGGGACTCGGCGCTCTTCGAGTCGCTTCGCGACCCCGACGCCCTCACGGGGAAGTGCGGGGCCTGCGAGTTCCGCAACGTCTGCGGCGGCAGTCGCTCGCGCGCCTACGCGACGGCGGGCGACCCGCTCGCGAGCGACCCGCTCTGCGCGTACGAACCCGAGGGGTACGACGGCCCGATGCCGGACCAGTCGCCGGCGGAGGTGGAGCTATGA
- a CDS encoding DUF2249 domain-containing protein, with protein MVDATALDDAVSETDVPTDRPRERLDARELPPPEPLTETLERLADFDDERVLVQVNDRAPQHLYPKLDDRGWAYETVEADDAVVTVVWRP; from the coding sequence ATGGTTGACGCGACCGCCCTCGACGACGCCGTCAGCGAGACCGACGTGCCCACGGACCGGCCGCGCGAACGCCTCGACGCCCGCGAACTCCCGCCGCCCGAGCCGCTCACGGAGACGCTCGAGCGACTCGCCGACTTCGACGACGAGCGCGTCCTCGTGCAGGTGAACGACCGCGCGCCCCAGCACCTCTACCCGAAGCTCGACGACCGCGGCTGGGCGTACGAGACCGTCGAGGCCGACGACGCCGTCGTGACCGTCGTCTGGCGCCCGTGA